From the Triticum urartu cultivar G1812 chromosome 4, Tu2.1, whole genome shotgun sequence genome, the window GTTTTTTCGTACTCCTTTTACCCCCTCTCTTCATATGAGAGGGAGGGACCATGTTAAAATTGCTTAGGAATTAAAGATAATATCTTCCTCATCTAAGTGGATTGATGTTTTCATATGTATATGTTGCTCTAGAAAGGCGCAACTTTGATTTAAGTTGCACTTTTTCTGAAATCGAATTATTTGGTATAAGAAAATCTCAAGTAGGCTTCCCTcgccaaaaaaaaaaaaaactcaaACAGACTTCCGCGCCAAAAAAAAAAACTCAACCAGACTTACAGTTAGCAAAACCATTAAGGATGAGAAAAACTACAAGGAAGAAATGGGAAAAAATGTCAACTTACAAAGATAGAGCCTTGAGCTCCTTGAGGTGAAGGGACCTGACCAGCTCGAAATCAAGCTTGGAGAGCTCCAACAGCGGTCCGCTGTTTAACTCCACCTGCTCATACTCCCTTATGTAGTTCATTGTTTCCAGCCGCCCCACTGTCCGTGGGAGAGGGATGTCGAGGGCACGTGAGACTTGTTCCGCCATTGGTGGCCTAAGCTTGTTTCTCAATACCTCGAGGTGGTACCTCGAGAAGACGATGACATCGTTTAGTGTGTCCTCGCTAGGTGTCGCCATATGCGCTGCATTGTAAAGGCTCAGCAGGCTCACCGGGTCATTGCGTAGGCTCGGGCTGAAATTTCCAGTCTcgtccttgaacttgtcaaataTATCTGTATGCATTTATGCAAGCTTCATCATATTATATAGTTCAGCTTTTGCATGTTTTCAATGGTACATACCCCCCCCCCCTCAAAATTACTTGAAGTTTTAGGTTTGTTCGAAGTTGAACTTGTTTAAGTTTCACTAACTTTATAGAAGAGTGTGCTAAGATCTACAACACCAAGTGACCGAGATATACTTTATAATCTGATGAGACTAAGTTGGTGTTTTATATTTAATAGACACTctctccgtccggaaatacttgtcggagAAACTGATAAAAATTGATGTAGTTACTATGTAAAGATTTGATCAAATTTAAAGAAGTTTAACTTCGGAGTTATGACAAAGGTAGAACTTCAACTAATATGGAACAGCGACATTATATAGCATCATGATGTATGCCTTAATTTGTGATGTTAGCAAGACACGTAATTTATCAATTGATTCCTACCATGTTTCTTCAGATCGAAGAGCAAATAAATCCTAGAACAAACATAAGATAAAATGACAGGTTGAAGATGTTGGGTTGATCTAAGCAACAAAAGTGCAATTTCCGAATCTTGAAGCTCTGTGAAAAATTGTACCTTCTAGACATAAATTTAGAGTGGCATTGAGATCACTGAACTTCTCATCATATATCATTTGCTtgtctttatatatatatatatatatatatatatatatatatatatatatatatatatatatatatttgttgGGTAGAATActtcttgtttttctttttctcgggaGAGAGCACTTCATGTCTATAGATAGAAAATATACTCCCCCCATCCAGAAATACTTGTAGTAGAAATGGATACATTAATTTCttgacggagggagtatataccTGCAGATACCCAGAAGCCATGCTGCCTAAGTAGACGAAACCGAAGAGCGGCGACGTGGAGGTCGTGGGGGGAGGTAGTTCCATGCTCGGGCTCCTCGTTCAGGATGCGCCGTAAGGCGGTGCCGATCTCGCCGCGGAAGTGGTAGTCGATGCCGAGTCGCTCGAGCGTTTCCACCAGTGTGACCACATCAGCCACGCTCCTGTCCTCACCGTCCTCGAACAGGCCGCGCACTTGGTCCTTGAGCTGTTCCGCCCTCTCGCGCATGCTCCTCTCCAAGCTCTACACATCACGCAGATCACACACGTagattagagagagagagagagagagagagagagagagagagagagagagagagagagagacggcgACCCATCTGAGAGTGTATGACTGACGAGGCGACATGCGTGCCTGACCTGTGAGAGGGGAGGGTTGTAGGTGACGAAGAAGTCGCCCCACACGCAGGGCTCGAAGGCGCCCATCTCCTGCTTGCCAGGATCAGCGGTAGCAGCAGGCTTGCTCGCAGCCATGTATGCCCGTATCAGCTCGTATATGCCAACCGGCAGGCTAGAGATATTCAGTTGCACTGGTTAATGCTTAATTCATTAACCAGTAGTGCTTGCTCTATTGGCGTGTATATATCTTGTGTGCATGCTCTTCCTAGCAATCGAGTCTCCTATTTATAGAGCAAGCATTGACAAGTTGAGCACATCGACAAGTTGCACACTGGAACACTGCAAGCCTTGTGTCATTTGTGTGAACAGGGGGAGAAGAGAAGTGAAGCAAATATTGGATTCTCATCCATGCCAATTATTACTCCCAAATAGACCAGAGTGAGCATGTGAAAAACACCTTATCACAGATCGATGCGCGTACGCAAGTGCACAGATTTCCAAAGCTGGCCGTGGTAGCTGACATGATGGTATGGGAGATGGAGAGCTGGACTCTAGTTGGTTCGACGGTGTCCCCATTTGGCAAATTGCTCTCCCAGTCTGGCTGACCAAGAAGCTACGTGCGTACGATGGGCGACTCATTGGTCATTGTTCATACCGTGTCGGAGTCGGAGGACACATGAGTTCTGTGAGATACGTCCAGGGAAAAGGGATGCCACAGTTTGATCTGATCACATGTTTTGTTGGCACCCTCTGCCAACAGGATTGTAAGATTAATGCAATCCTTTTCTTTCGCAAAAAAAAACCCACATGTTTTGTTATGTTTACCACATATTTCAGTCTAATCCGCGGCACCATGGGTTGCTAGTCCATTTCTTTCAGGTATTCTGGCTGACAATCAAGGAGGGCATCCTTGCTCTGTTTCGGGAGTTTTTCCAGGGTTTTCAGGATTATCTCGCTAATTCCTAAGGTTCTGGGCGCGGATCGTTACTATGGGGTACGCCAGTAGGGCGAGTCTTATAGCTCCCAGGTTTACCCATTAGAATCAACCGCCTTCATCAAAGGACGGTTCATTCTGGATTGGATCGCCGTTCTTCATGAGGTTATCCATGAAGTCAAGATAAAGGGGCTTAAAGCTGTTCTGTTCAAGATTGACTTCATAAAGCTTNNNNNNNNNNNNNNNNNNNNNNNNNNNNNNNNNNNNNNNNNNNNNNNNNNNNNNNNNNNNNNNNNNNNNNNNNNNNNNNNNNNNNNNNNNNNNNNNNNNNNNNNNNNNNNNNNNNNNNNNNNNNNNNNNNNNNNNNNNNNNNNNNNNNNNNNNNNNNNNNNNNNNNNNNNNNNNNNNNNNNNNNNNNNNNNNNNNNNNNNNNNNNNNNNNNNNNNNNNNNNNNNNNNNNNNNNNNNNNNNNNNNNNNNNNNNNNNNNNNNNNNNNNNNNNNNNNNNNNNNNNNNNNNNNNNNNNNNNNNNNNNNNNNNNNNNNNNNNNNNNNNNNNNNNNNNNNNNNNNNNNNNNNNNNNNNNNNNNNNNNNNNNNNNNNNNNNNNNNNNNNNNNNNNNNNNNNNNNNNNNNNNNNNNNNNNNNNNNNNNNNNNNNNNNNNNNNNNNNNNNNNNNNNNNNNNNNNNNNNNNNNNNNNNNNNNNNNNNNNNNNNNNNNNNNNNNNNNNNNNNNNNNNNNNNNNNNNNNNNNNNNNNNNNNNNNNNNNNNNNNNNNNNNNNNNNNNNNNNNNNNNNNNNNNNNNNNNNNNNNNNNNNNNNNNNNNNNNNNNNNNNNNNNNNNNNNNNNNNNNNNNNNNNNNNNNNNNNNNNNNNNNNNNNNNNNNNNNNNNNNNNNNNNNNNNNNNNNNNNNNNNNNNNNNNNNNNNNNNNNNNNNNNNNNNNNNNNNNNNNNNNNNNNNNNNNNNNNNNNNNNNNNNNNNN encodes:
- the LOC125552526 gene encoding beta-selinene synthase-like isoform X2, with the protein product MAASKPAATADPGKQEMGAFEPCVWGDFFVTYNPPLSQSLERSMRERAEQLKDQVRGLFEDGEDRSVADVVTLVETLERLGIDYHFRGEIGTALRRILNEEPEHGTTSPHDLHVAALRFRLLRQHGFWVSADIFDKFKDETGNFSPSLRNDPVSLLSLYNAAHMATPSEDTLNDVIVFSRYHLEVLRNKLRPPMAEQVSRALDIPLPRTVGRLETMNYIREYEQVELNSGPLLELSKLDFELVRSLHLKELKALSLWDRSAASILPEYLHTFYIKLLDNIKEFEDTLGPHEKYRLSYAEEAIKSLSEYYLHEAKWSNEKYAPSSKEHLEVSHMSLGFPTLAIVMLMGVDNTATKKAFDWAVNVPNIVRASGQITRFLNDIASYKMGKTNNKDVANSVECYMKEHLVAGEEVVAVISALAEDTWRMMNQACMEIEPALLPAAQLVVNLTKMLEVIYLGGRDGYTFGGDLKSLITGLFLKPIVVG